The region GCTAGACTTTTAATAGAGATAATTTGTTGCCTGTACTTGCTGCAGAGAATTCTATCCCTGAAATGTTAATACGGATAGATCGAAATATTTACACGTGTGGTCCCATGTTACTGAATTTGATAGGAAATACGTAGCGGTAAGTATATTGCAAACAGTTTTCTTTGAAGTACAAGCAGACAGAATGTGCACCTCAGGAGCCCCACTGTGTATGTAACCTGTTAGAAGAAGGTGGTTACAGGATGGCTAGGACTGGACCACCAGAGCACAAATGATTTTGGCTGGCACTTAATACAGCTTTTATTAAAACCCTCCTAAAGGGAATATTGACTAGAGTGGTCTGAATAGAGCAAAAGAAACTATCTCACTGTGACGAATGGGCTACTGGCTGCTGGGTCTTGCTGTTTTGACTTGAATAGTGTGACACAGCCTTCTGGAAACATGAAAAATGACTTTTAATGGGAACCTAACAAGTTAGAAACTGCATAAgaatgagggaagaaaataaggttgTGAAAAAAGAGGGTATAAAATTTCtcaaaaagctctgaaaaatctCTTCTGATAAGAGTAGGCAAAATCTGTCATTaggcaagaaaaaaggaaacttaTTCAGCAGTGATTATTCTGATGAAACCTGTGATTGATTTAGTGGCTTTTCACTGAAAGGGAGGAAGTTTCCCACAATGGTTATAACGAAAGTCAATGTCTTACTGTTCCCCCGTGTGTGGCTTGGATTAAATCTGAACTAAGGAAAAATATAAAGAGCTAACTGGCCTGATATGGCTAAAGAGAAGCCACCAAGTTGTGCAGATCCAAATTCTGTTCTCTCTTCACCTCTCTGCCTACATGCAGAGACTGCAGaaagtgtgttttatttctttctctggctAGAGACACATTCTGAACAAATCACTGGCCTGATCGTTATCCCTCACTTCATCAGTCCTGCTGGGATTCACATCTATTTGTGGAGAACCTGATCCAGCCACGCCTGGTGGTGTTTGCAAGATGGCAGGTATCAAGTCATGCAAGATGTTCTTGCATGCACTGTGCTCAACACCAACATTTGTCTTTTTGTCCACAGGCCCCACTGTATCGGGATCGCTTGTGAAAGGAAGGGTTGGCCAGAATATCACTGTGCCCTGCTCTTACACTGTTAATAGGATACAAGACATTACATCGATGTGCTGGGGTCGTGACAGCTGCCCTGTTTCCAAATGTTATCGGACCATTatctggacagatggatggaAGGTGACAGAGCGGTACAACAGCAGGTATATGTTGAATGGGAACCTCCCAAAGGGTGACGTGTCCCTCACGATCGTGAACGCCGAGGAAGCAGACAGTGGGATATACTGCTGCCGCGTGGAGATCGCAGGGTGGTTCAATGACCAGACAAGTAATCACAGGGTTGTGATAGAGAAAGGTGAGTGCAGAGGTGCTCTCTCCTGTCAGTACTGTTGTGGTAAACCTGCTGCTGAGTCTGGATTTCAAAGCTTGTGCTGGAAATGATTTCTATAATCATCCATAGGACTGATCTTTAGGACTTTGCAGGTCTGTTATTAGCGCTGTTTAAATTAAGCTGTCTTTGGCATTGTTGTGATCCCAGTGCAatcactgcaattaaaaaaaggacATGGTGCTTTGTTTCATGGTGCCCAGCACTACTGCACTTTCTTAGAAGCGCTATTTGAAGAATTTGAGAGAAAGGGCAGCATAGGGTACTTTATTCATAGAAAGTGT is a window of Accipiter gentilis chromosome 26, bAccGen1.1, whole genome shotgun sequence DNA encoding:
- the LOC126051026 gene encoding hepatitis A virus cellular receptor 1 homolog isoform X3 translates to MAGIKSCKMFLHALCSTPTFVFLSTGPTVSGSLVKGRVGQNITVPCSYTVNRIQDITSMCWGRDSCPVSKCYRTIIWTDGWKVTERYNSRYMLNGNLPKGDVSLTIVNAEEADSGIYCCRVEIAGWFNDQTSNHRVVIEKAQGSTSESSFPITRTWPSVSASEAPQTASGPCSSTSDCSDVTANAQNVSASLPSQQYSENGLYIGIGLCAVLLAILILALFLARQYLYNTKKTGDFANFVAFWRPEATGNHSALEDEIHAEENIYIIH